The proteins below are encoded in one region of Zerene cesonia ecotype Mississippi chromosome 10, Zerene_cesonia_1.1, whole genome shotgun sequence:
- the LOC119829382 gene encoding uncharacterized protein LOC119829382 — MKSDVCFSVQIPYKLYKSDSGGIKFQLHPNVNLTHHEENPAIYLISKNCPHEDLYEILLNYVTRTAYITTLEKVTTSLPLPSHVIDTNEPLHLWITWHDQEISMGVMNEKPFFVYPRNITGGKAAESFIGYIKFKTTYKIDWRVEESPRMFKSLVNSNPDIVDGKLHWVGIENNQLPLDAFIGGFEGNPLYVARAMYAGSLCPGKYVPSLGRAFVAWGGQAHEKRNFQILCGYNAKWVKCQNNDIPENAFVAGTSEVRNEPLYIGRAMIDGNLVVGKVHMLYKTCYLPYKGEEVEKYEYEILVDMSLKPRGYPCIKECKVNLKSPNQTCIYINKDISKYCIHSIGYIVIRNCLFKETMGEIVEFTTLPSHQNVSYKLSGSGLILHIKSRGGAAIGISKKLKYHCNYWVYIAREGRTWIKASDEEDDGDNHNIAYIPNVLSANEYKQFWLLWSNDALKLGVVGNPVAIATKSHIVLDNIKYVTFSGFGTSVQWKLLLPPSIEKPLSVEFNSGKAHWVSADIQLPDDSFIGGYENEFLYIIRSKHRGSLTPGKFVPSLGLGFISWGGQSHEKSEFDVLCGYNLTWVKSKYNRIPVEAVEAGYSEGYNSEVLYVGRASHQGVIIPGKVQASHKVCYIPYQGDEVAISEFEILIQPHSNKYITDKYYRTVEFDVASESYSDDDFD, encoded by the exons atgaaatccgATG tttgttTTTCAGTGCAAATTccttataagttatataaaagcGACAGTGGCGGAATTAAATTTCAGTTACATCCAAATGTTAACTTAACACATCATGAGGAAAATCCTGCTATTTATCTAATCAGTAAAAATTGTCCACATGAAGATCTATACGAA ataCTTCTAAATTATGTAACAAGAACAGCATATATAACAACATTAGAAAAGGTTACTACAAGTCTACCACTACCAAGTCATGTGATTGATACTAATGAGCCGTTGCATTTGTGGATTACCTGGCATGATCAAGAGATATCTATGGGTGTTATGAATGAAAAaccattttttgtttatcctCGCAACATAACTGGTGGGAAAGCTGCTGAAAGTTTTATtggatatataaaatttaaaacaacatacaAAATTGATTGGAGGGTTGAAG aATCTCCACGGATGTTCAAATCGCTTGTCAACAGTAATCCTGATATAGTGGATGGCAAATTACATTGGGTTGGTATTGAAAATAATCAGCTCCCATTAGATGCATTTATTGGAGGCTTTGAAGGCAACCCCTTATATGTGGCAAGAGCTATGTATGCAGGTTCTTTATGTCCGGGAAAATATGTACCTTCACTTGGGAGAGCTTTTGTAGCTTGGGGTGGACAAGCGCATGAAAAGCGAAACTTTCAG aTACTGTGTGGTTATAATGCAAAATGGGTCAAGTgtcaaaataatgatataccAGAAAATGCCTTTGTTGCTGGTACTTCTGAAGTGAGGAATGAACCTCTATACATTGGCAGAGCTATGATTGATGGAAACTTGGTAGTTGGAAAAGTTCATATGCTGTATAAGACATGCTACTTGCCTTACAAAGGTGAAGAagtagaaaaatatgaatatgagATTCTAGTTGATATGAGTTTAAAACCTAGGGGGTATCCATGTATAAAAGAGTGTAAAGTAAATCTTAAGAGCCCTAATCAAAcctgtatatat ATCAATAAAGATATCTCTAAGTATTGCATTCATTCAATTGGCTACATTgttataagaaattgtttgtttaaggAAACCATGGGTGAAATTGTTg AATTTACTACTCTACCATCACACCAAAAcgtttcatacaaattatctGGAAGTGGTTTGATATTGCACATTAAATCTCGAGGTGGTGCTGCTATTGGAATATCTAAGAAACTAAAGTATCACTGCAACTATTGG gtttaTATTGCACGCGAGGGTAGGACTTGGATAAAAGCCAGCGATGAAGAGGATGATGGAGATAACCACAATATTGCCTATATACCAAATGTATTATCTGCAAATGAGTACAAGCAGTTTTGGCTATTATGGAGTAATGATGCATTAAAACTAGGTGTTGTTGGCAATCCAGTAGCGATTGCCACTAAATCCCATATTGTATtggacaatataaaatatgtcacaTTTTCTGGTTTTGGAACTTCAGTACAATGGAAATTGTTGT TGCCACCATCAATTGAAAAGCCACTGTCTGTAGAATTCAATTCAGGCAAAGCTCATTGGGTGTCTGCTGATATCCAATTGCCTGATGATTCATTTATAGGAGGATATGAAAATGAATTCCTGTATATAATCCGATCTAAACATAGGGGTTCTCTGACACCTGGCAAATTTGTACCATCCTTGGGCCTTGGTTTTATATCTTGGGGTGGCCAGTCTCATGAGAAATCTGAATTTGAT GTTCTTTGTGGATATAACTTAACATGGGTTAAATCAAAGTACAACAGAATACCCGTAGAGGCGGTAGAAGCGGGCTACTCGGAAGGCTACAATTCTGAAGTGCTTTACGTTGGACGGGCGAGTCATCAAGGCGTTATTATACCAGGAAAAGTACAAGCGTCACATAAAGTCTGCTATATTCCATATCAAGGAGATGAAGTAGCAATAAgcgaatttgaaattttaatccaACCCCACTccaacaaatatataactgaTAAATATTATCGTACTGTCGAGTTTGACGTTGCTTCCGAATCGTATTCTGATGATGATTTTGACTAA
- the LOC119829614 gene encoding uncharacterized protein LOC119829614, with protein MGDLIEFTSQPHNKIIFHKFASNSLSFSVKSFGNANIGLAEKPDNTHLHHWVYIGRNGKTGIKEYDEIVAEVATPNIINRNGYKKFWLSWYDNKIQLGKYGESEAIVSKNVKTTNLEYVTFTVVDQQNAVDWKLVLPPSIERPTLKPIEGGKPYWVPYDGLIPYGAMIGGYENEFLYIIRAPHAGSLTPGKFVPSTGCGFVSWGGYMHLKTDFEMLCAYDCIWEPTKDDIIPAGAIQGGYTEHDGTEKMYVGRAECDGHVIPGKVPPSYSVCFFPYNDAEVAKSHFEILVAPFSSPRCNNRLPRNSSKFGSYPQNTESSSDDDNDDDDNHDENDDFGLG; from the exons atggGAGATTTAATTG aaTTTACCTCACAACctcacaataaaattatatttcacaagTTTGCGAGTAATTCTTTATCATTTTCCGTTAAATCTTTTGGGAATGCCAACATTGGACTGGCGGAGAAACCTGATAATACCCATTTGCACCACTGG GTGTACATAGGAAGAAATGGAAAAACTGGCATTAAAGAATATGACGAAATCGTAGCCGAAGTTGCTACGCCTAACATAATAAATCGTAATGGATACAAAAAGTTTTGGCTATCATggtatgataataaaatacaattaggAAAATATGGAGAATCTGAAGCAATAGTTTCAAAGAATGTAAAGACAACTAATTTAGAGTATGTAACATTTACAGTGGTTGATCAACAAAATGCTGTAGATTGGAAAttagtat tacCACCCAGTATTGAAAGACCTACTTTAAAACCAATTGAAGGGGGTAAACCATATTGGGTGCCTTATGATGGTCTGATACCATATGGAGCTATGATCGGTGGCTATGAAAATGAATTCTTATACATAATTAGAGCTCCGCATGCTGGATCATTAACACCAGGAAAATTTGTACCATCTACGGGATGTGGTTTTGTATCTTGGGGTGGatatatgcatttaaaaactgattttgag ATGCTTTGTGCATATGACTGTATTTGGGAACCGACAAAAGATGATATAATACCAGCAGGGGCTATACAAGGAGGATATACCGAACATGATGGTACcgaaaaaatgtatgtaggtaGAGCCGAATGCGATGGTCACGTTATACCGGGAAAAGTACCTCCATCTTATAGTGTATGTTTCTTTCCATATAATGATGCCGAGGTTGCAAAAAGTCACTTCGAAATACTTGTCGCACCTTTCTCTAGTCCGAGATGTAATAATAGATTGCCTcgaaattcatcaaaatttggATCTTACCCTCAAAATACAGAATCAAGTTCAGacgatgataatgatgatgatgataatcaTGATGAAAATGATGATTTTGGTCTTGGTTAG